The window TTCTGCCGAGCCGTCTGCGTCAGGGCTACCAGTATGTCGGTGTGCGGGACGGCAGCCGGCTGGTGGCCGTGGCCGAGCACACGCTGGCGGCTCCGGACGACGGGCTGGCGGTCGTGCAGGGAGTCCTGGTCGAGCCAGCATGGCGCGGTCGAGGGCTGGCCGGCGCGGTGACGGCCGCCCTGACGGCCCGGTTGTTTGCCCAGGGCTTCGCGGTGGTGGTGCTGGACGTGCGCGAGAGCAACGTCGCGGCGCAGGCGGCGTACCGGAGGATCGGCTACCGCGAGCACGTGACCTTGCTGGCCGGCCCGGCGACGGCGCGGTGAGCGAGGGTCGTGGATCGAGGGGCGAGGGGCGAGGGGCGAGGGGCGAGGGGCGAGGATCGTGGATCGAGGGGCGAGGGGCGAGGGGCGAGGGGCGAGGGGCGAGGGGCGAGGGCCGGGGGTTGAGGGATGTGGGCCGCTCCGTATAATCCGGCAGGGGGCAACGTGCTCTGGGTGCGCTGCTCCCAGTGCAGAAGCATTCGACGTTCCAGGGAACTGTGGGGGCGTGTCGGCCGCGCTCCCAGGGGCATGCCCCTGCACGTTGTCTGGAACAGCACCAGCCTACCGGGGAGCCGCGACGTGGACAACCGGGCCGCCGCCTGGGTCGAGGACTGGCAGACAGGCCGCCGCATCAGCACGCGCGGTCGCAAGAAGATCGTGCTGGCGGCCGGCATGCTCAGCCGCAGCGGCGAGGCGCTCGATCGCTTCGGCGGCTTCCTGCGCTACCTCGTCACGAACCACGGCTACGACCAGGGCGACTTCCTGGAGGCCAGCTACCAGACGCGCCAGGACGCCGAGGGCTGGCGGCCGGTCCGCTACGAGATCGAGCACTGCGAGGCCAGCCTGGCCGAGACGACGGCCCACATCGGCCGCACACTGCGCTGGTATCGCTCGGCCCTGCCGGACGACACGGTCTACCACCTGGTCGGGTACAGCCTGGGCGGCGTGGCCCTCTTCGAGGCGGCCGGCGCACTGCTGTTCGGGGAGCCGGACCGCTGGCAGGGACGGATCGGCTCGCTCTCGACGCTGGCGGCGCCGCTGTTCGGGGCCGATCTCGGGTTGGAGGGCGACCTGCTCGGGGCGTTGGGGCTTGGGGCGTTGCTGCCGAGCGGGTCCAGCGTCCAGGAGCTGGTGGCGCGCGGCAGCGATCCACTGCACCGCGCCTCGGTGGAGCGGCTGGCCGAGCGGCTGCGCTCGCGTGGGGTCAGCTTGCTGACGCTGGCGGACCAGAACGATGTCGTGGTCACCGCCGCCGACGCGGTCATCGCGCCGCCCCACGAGCGCGACTGGCACGTGCTGGACAACGCCAACGTGGTGATGCTCGGCGGGGGCGGTCTGGGGGTGCCGCTCGGGCACGGGCCGCTGCTGAACAACACGCTGGCCTGGGTCCGCATCGCGAAGCTGATCGGACGGCAGGAGCCGCGCTGACGGAGGATCGGCTCGGCCAGACCGCCGAGGAGGGTGTCACCCAGAAAGGCGACGGTGACAGGCATGAGGAGTCAGGCTGACCCGGCGGCCGTCTTCTTCCGCGACGTCTTCCGCTGCGGCTGGTTCCGCCAGCAACTGGTCCGCGCCTTCATGCACTCGGCCTGCTCAGGCTCCGACTCGGGTGGCGTGTTCTGCAGGCAGATGATCTGGTACAGCAGTCGCCCACCCTGGCCATCGGACTCCTGCCCAATCGCCCAGCGCTCGCGGTAGAAGGGACACCATCCTTTGGAACGGTGCCAGTTGGGGTTGTCGGGGATAATGGGACCGTACCTCGGGTGGGGTGTGACGCTTCGCCAAGTGTACCACAGCCCTCCCGGCAGGCCCCTCGGCGCCGTGTAGCAAATGCGACCAACAGCACGGCGCTCCCCATTGATCGGCGTGCTGTAGGTCGCAGTTGCTACGTGCAAGCGAGGTGCCAATTCCGTGCAAACCGTGAGCCCTCCGTATCCTTGAGCGGCTCACGATTCGGCGATTGCCGCCGCGAACAGCAACGGGCAGGATGACATCATCGACCTGGGCGGCGGCACGTTCACGCTGGCAGCCGCGAACAATGCCGACAGTGGGAGCAACGGTCTGCCGTCCGTGGCGGCCGATGGCGGCCACGCTCTCACGATCAGAAACGGGACCATCGAGCGGCATACCAGCGCCCCAGCCTTTCGACGTCAGCCCGGGCCGGCCGCGCAGCGCTGGCAGTCTCGGCTGTCGCACCAGTGCTTGTACAGGTGGATCAGCCCCTGCTGCCGGCATGCGCCCCGTGCCAGCTTCGGCCCGGCCGCTCCGCCGACCTGGACGGCCATCTCACGTACCACCCGGTTCGGCGGCCCGGACGGGTACTGCCGATACAGTCCGAGCGCCCGCTCCGCGAGCGGCTGGTCTCCGCGCGCCTGCCCGAGCGCGTAGGCGAACGGCAGCACGACGTTGACCACGACCTCGCCGGCCCGCCCTGCACCGACGAGCCACGGCTGCGGCTCCTTGAGCGGCCGCCCGAAATCGTGATGGGTGGCCCAGAAGGCGTCGTCGGGGACGCGCGCCACCCAGCGCGCCGCCAGCGGCCCGGTCCGCCCGGACCGCTGGGCGGTGTCCAGATCCCCGAGGACGTGGCCGAGCGGATCGCCGTCGGTCCACGCTGCTGCCAGCACGCTCATGCCGGCCGCGCGGCGGACGGGCACGTTCTCCGGCCGCACGCGCCATGACCGCCACACCCCGTTCCCCAGCGGGGCCGGCAGGGCGCTCGCGTGCTGGCTCCAGGCAGCCTCCAGCTCGCTGGCCCAGGCCGCGTCCGCCGCGATGCCGCGCTGGCTGGGGAGCAGCCCCGCCATCCCGAGCATCGTCGCCTGGAGGCTGACGAGCCGCGCCGCTCCGCGCCCGCTCGCCGCTGACTGCAGGGTTGCGAGCGGCAG is drawn from Chloroflexota bacterium and contains these coding sequences:
- a CDS encoding DUF2851 family protein, which translates into the protein MAAISAREKVVERLVSWIWEQQAVVGPLPADDGHQYQVVFRGRPWGQERRPDFQGALLARDDGLLLRGDIELHVRASDWQRHGHSRDEAYNSAICQVALWRDETPVVRRQDGAAIPTLELVTRLAAPLSELERRAGLDTAPRPRPPELPCVRSEDDLVRLLDRAGVARFLEHAAGFEGDLAALPAEEVLYRGALRAMGYTANTVGFEQLGAVLPLATLQSAASGRGAARLVSLQATMLGMAGLLPSQRGIAADAAWASELEAAWSQHASALPAPLGNGVWRSWRVRPENVPVRRAAGMSVLAAAWTDGDPLGHVLGDLDTAQRSGRTGPLAARWVARVPDDAFWATHHDFGRPLKEPQPWLVGAGRAGEVVVNVVLPFAYALGQARGDQPLAERALGLYRQYPSGPPNRVVREMAVQVGGAAGPKLARGACRQQGLIHLYKHWCDSRDCQRCAAGPG